GCAAGTGGTTTTCGGTGGGACTGTTCGGTGTGCTGGCGGTGCTGGTGCTGGCCTCGTTTGTGGTGTTGCGGGCGCTCAAGTATTTCCTCTCTCGGACCAGCCTGCATCTGCCGTCGTCGCTGCGGCATGGGCTGGCCAATCTGTATCGTCCGGGCAATCCTTCGGCGGCGCTGCTGGCTGCGCTGGGGTTGGGCGTGATGCAGATTATGATGGTCTTCCTGATGCAGCACGCGGTGGTGACGCAGCTTTACATCACCTCTGCGCCCAACCTGCCGAATGTGTTTCTGGTCGATATCACGAACTCCGAGATCGACGGGATGAGGAAGCTGCTGCTGGCTTCGCCGCAGGTGACCGCGCCGCCGGAGCTGCTGCCGGTGGTGACTGCGCGGATCACGCAGCTCGATGGGGTGCAGGCCGCGACGATCAAGCTGAAGAACTTTCCGCATCGAATGTTGCAGTCGATCAGTTTGACATGGTCAGATACGCCGCCGCCGGGGGCTACGATGGTGGCTGGCGCGTGGTGGACGGGAGCAGAGGCGGCTACGGCCGACAAACAACCTCTGGTGGCGATCGCCGAGCGTCAGGCAGTTCGGCTGGGGGTGAAGGTCGGCTCGAGCGTGACCTTCGTGGCGCAAGGGCGGGAGTTCACGGCGCGGGTGGCGGCGCTGACCAAGGCCGATGGGCAACATGCCTTCAGCCGGGCGGATTTTGTGATGCCGAAGCAGGCGCTGGCGGGGTTGCCGGTGGTCTGGTACGGCGGCGTTCATGCCGATCCGGCGCGGGTGGGGCAGTTGCAGCGGGCGCTCTATGCGGCGTACCCGACGGTGACGGTCATCAACGTGGCGCAGGCGCTCGAGACGATTCGCGGGGTGGTGCTCCAGATCATCTACGTGGTGCAGTTCCTGGCGGCGTTCTCGATCTTTGCCGGGGTCGTGATCCTGGCTTCGAGCATCGCGGGGACGCGGTATCGGCGTATTCGCGAGGTGGTGGTGCTGAAGACGCTGGGAGCCACGCGGGCGCGGATTGCCAGCATCTTTTCGATTGAGTTTGCGGTGCTGGGGTTGGTGGCTGGAGTGGTCGGAGTGTTCTTCGCCAACGTGGTGGTGTGGCGGTTGCTGCTGCGGCTGGACGTGCCGAACCACGTACAGTGGGGGCTTAGCGCGGCGGGGCTGGCTCTGACGGCGGTGCTGACCGTGGGGACGGGATGGGCGGCGAGCCATCGCATTCTGGGGCAGAAACCGCTCGAGGTCCTGCGCGAAGAGTAGAGCCGTATTGGAACCCACCGCGAGGGATACGGTTGTGCTGTCCTGAAATGAAACGGCTGGTTGTTGCGTGTGAGTCCGGATTGATCTTCCCGTCTACTGGGAGGGCTAAGATAGCAGAGGTGTCAGGGTATTTATCGCGCGGATTGGCGGCGTTCGGGGGGACGGATCAAAACCGTGTCGTCGCGCAACTCGTAGACATCTTTAGTGTTCCAATCAACAGAACGAGGTGACCTATGACTCATTTTAAAACTTACGCATTTGCATCTATCGCCGCCGTGCTGTTGGGCGGTGCGTCTGTCGCCCCGGCCCAGATCTCCGTCGGTATCGGGATTGGCGCGGCGCCTGTGTGCCCTTATGGGTACTTCGACTATGCTCCCTATGACTGCGCCCCCTATGGCTACTATGGGCCGGATTGGTTCAATGGCGGGCTCTTCATCGGCGCGGGGCCGTGGTATCACGGACGTCCGGGGTGGTTCGGACACGTCGATAACCGCTTCGATCCGCGTCATGGCTACCATGGACCGTTCCCGGGCCGCGGTGAGACGGCGTTCAACCACTTCCACGGCAACGAGGCTCGTGACGGCGCCGGTCACATTGGAAATGCCGGTCACGAGGCGGGTGGCGAGCGCAGCGCAGGTTTCGCTGGCGGCGGACGTCCTGGCGGTGGTGGACACGGCGGCGGTCACCGGTAAGATTCAAGTTGAGTGGTGCAGTGCGGAGCAGGCCCCCGAAGATCGGGGGCTTCTCTGTACTGGTAAGACTTGACCGGGCGCGTAGACTTGAAACCAAGGGGAAGGAGGCGCGGGCTATGGCGGAAGTAACTCAACGGCAACGTGCCATCCTGACTGCGGTGGTGGAGAGCTATATCGAAACCGGCGAGCCGGTGGGGTCGGCTACGATTGCGCGGTTGCAGGCCGGGGCGCAGGGGATCAGCGCGGGAATGAGCGCGGCGACGATCCGCAACGAGATGGCGGCACTGGCCGAGGCTGGATTGCTCGAGCAGCCGCATACCTCGGCGGGCAGGATTCCCACGGCGCGGGCGTTCCGCATGTACATCGAGCGGTTCGGCGAGCAGACGGCGAGCTCGGCGATTCAGGGGGCTTCGCGGCTGGAACGGCTGGAGATCGACGCGCGGTTCCGCGATGTCTCCGGCACGCAGGCGATCCTCGAGCGGACCTCGCATGTCCTGGCCACGCTTTCGAGCGGGGTGGGGGTGGCTATCGCCTCCATGCCGGACAAGGACACGCTGGAGCACGTCCATTTTTCGCGGCTGGCGACGGCGCGGGTGCTGGCCGTGGTGGTGACCAAGAGCGGCATGGTGCGGGACCGGGTGCTGGTGCTCGACCGCGACCTTTCGGCAGTGGAGTTGGAGACGGCGGCGAACTTTTTGAACGAGAACTTCCGCGGCTGGAGCGTCGAGCGCATACGAGCGGAGATCGCTCTGCGGGTAGAGCAGGAGCGGACGGAGTATCAACGGTTGTTGGCGGCGGCGCAGCAGCTTTGGGCCATGGCGGCACCGGATTTTCAGGCGGATGTGCGGTCGGTGTACGTGGAAGGCGTGGCTAACCTGGTGGGGTCGCAGCCGATGGGCAGCGTGGACGACCGGGAGCGGCTGCGGGAGATGCTGGGCGCGCTCGAGACCAAGCAGCGGCTGGTGGATCTGCTGAATGCGTATATCGACGCGCGGCAGGAGAGCGTGCGCGTGATCTTCGATCTCGAGGAGCAGGCTCCCGAGATGGCCGGTCTGGTGCTGATCGCGGCTCCGGCCAGGATGGCGGGTAACGCCAGGGGGACGGTAGGGGTGATCGGGCCGAAGCGGATGCAGTATGAGCGGACGATGCACGCGGTGGGGTACATCGCGCAGGTGTTTGAAAGGATGCTGGAGGCGGGGCCGGAGAGGCACGGACGCTGAATCGGGACGAAGTACGGGGCAGTGGGCCAGGAAGGTGATAAAGGGTGGGGAATCATGCAGAACCGCTGGGGCAGGGTGACGCGATGGGCCGGAATCGGAAATAATGAAAAGGATGCTGGAGCGGCGGACCAGAGTGGGGCGAGCCAGGATAGACCCGAGGGTCGGCACAGCGCAGAGAGAGATAGGAGTCGTGCAGAGATGTCGGATGAGACAAAGGTAACCACGGAGCTGGAGCAGGGCGTCAGTGAGGACGAGGGTTTTGAGGCTGTGGCGGACGGTTCCGCCGCTGAGCTGGAGCAGGTAAAGGGCGAGCGAGACCAGTTGCTCGACCGTTTGGCGCGGCTGCAGGCCGAGTTCGATAACGCTCGCAAGCGCGAGGCCAAGGAGCGCGCCGATGCCCGGGAGTACGCGATCGGGAGCACTGTGGAGCCGTTCCTGGGCGTGATGGATAACTTCCAGTTGGCGCTGAAGGCGCAGGGGTCGGCCGATCAGTTGCGCACGGGTGTGGAACTGATTCTGAAGCAGATGGAAGAGGCGCTGCGCGGGATGCAGGTGGTGGCGGTCGAGACGGTCGGCACGCAGTTCGACCCGCGAATCCACGAGGCGCTGGGAAGCATCGAAACTGCGGAGTTTCCGGATCACCAGGTGATCGAAGAGATTCGGCGGGGATACAAGATCCGCGAGAAGCTGCTGCGCCCGGCTATGGTGAAGATTGCGGTGAACTCGGCGCAGGTGAGCGATTAGGTTTCTGAAGTACTGATCGACGGGGATACGAAGCCCCATGTCTCCGGTTCGAGACATGGGGTATCCGGTTTTGTGTCGGAAGAGGAATATTTAGAGAGACGATGGCTACGGCAAACGTGACAAAGATGGATTACTACGAACTCCTGACGGTATCCCGGGACGCGAGCGATGCGGAGATCAAGACTGCCTATCGCAGGCTGGCCATGCAGTACCATCCCGACCGCAACCCGGATAATCCGGATGCGGAGGAGAAGTTCAAGGCCTGCAGCGAGGCTTACTCGGTGCTGAGCGACTCGGACAAGCGTGCCGCCTATGACCGTTATGGACATGCCGCGTTCCAGGGCGGCGGGCCGGGTGGGGGCAATCCCTTCCAGGGCGGAGGCTTCTCCGGGCAGGATATGGGGGACATCTTCGGCGATATCTTCGGCGAGA
This is a stretch of genomic DNA from Granulicella sp. WH15. It encodes these proteins:
- a CDS encoding nucleotide exchange factor GrpE, whose translation is MSDETKVTTELEQGVSEDEGFEAVADGSAAELEQVKGERDQLLDRLARLQAEFDNARKREAKERADAREYAIGSTVEPFLGVMDNFQLALKAQGSADQLRTGVELILKQMEEALRGMQVVAVETVGTQFDPRIHEALGSIETAEFPDHQVIEEIRRGYKIREKLLRPAMVKIAVNSAQVSD
- the hrcA gene encoding heat-inducible transcriptional repressor HrcA, encoding MAEVTQRQRAILTAVVESYIETGEPVGSATIARLQAGAQGISAGMSAATIRNEMAALAEAGLLEQPHTSAGRIPTARAFRMYIERFGEQTASSAIQGASRLERLEIDARFRDVSGTQAILERTSHVLATLSSGVGVAIASMPDKDTLEHVHFSRLATARVLAVVVTKSGMVRDRVLVLDRDLSAVELETAANFLNENFRGWSVERIRAEIALRVEQERTEYQRLLAAAQQLWAMAAPDFQADVRSVYVEGVANLVGSQPMGSVDDRERLREMLGALETKQRLVDLLNAYIDARQESVRVIFDLEEQAPEMAGLVLIAAPARMAGNARGTVGVIGPKRMQYERTMHAVGYIAQVFERMLEAGPERHGR